From one Citrobacter sp. Marseille-Q6884 genomic stretch:
- a CDS encoding tail fiber assembly protein encodes MKPVFDENGLANEAGDIRCFYFNPVTFEYTGWSDEYINVGVSMPGHSTDIDPGDEVAGKVAVFKSGAWSQEEDHRGEIVYSITDGMPSTIDYIGPVHDGYTTTAPSGSYDKWDGEKWVTDTDVQHAADKEVAKQQQQSLIDSALASIGMIQLKLQAGRKLTTAETTRLNSVLDYIDAVEATDTSTAPDINWPLPPEW; translated from the coding sequence ATGAAACCTGTTTTTGATGAAAATGGCCTGGCAAACGAAGCTGGTGATATCCGCTGTTTTTACTTCAATCCTGTAACCTTCGAATATACCGGCTGGTCTGATGAATACATTAACGTTGGCGTAAGCATGCCTGGGCATTCAACAGACATTGACCCTGGTGATGAAGTGGCGGGGAAAGTAGCTGTATTTAAAAGTGGCGCCTGGAGTCAGGAAGAAGACCATAGGGGGGAGATTGTCTACTCAATCACTGACGGAATGCCATCCACCATTGATTATATTGGTCCTGTTCATGATGGCTACACTACCACCGCGCCTTCAGGCTCGTATGATAAATGGGATGGTGAGAAGTGGGTAACGGATACTGATGTTCAGCACGCGGCAGATAAAGAAGTAGCAAAACAACAACAGCAATCTCTGATAGATTCAGCATTGGCATCAATCGGCATGATACAGCTTAAATTACAGGCAGGGCGTAAATTAACCACTGCTGAAACTACGAGGCTAAATTCTGTTCTGGACTACATTGACGCGGTGGAGGCAACTGATACCAGCACCGCGCCAGATATTAACTGGCCTCTTCCCCCGGAGTGGTAG
- a CDS encoding tail fiber assembly protein, producing the protein MQKYVFSAKKNAFFPVELKSSYQKAGEWPNDGIEIEDSVATEFMQEPPEGKYRNVIAGMPAWVDIPPPTQEELSAVAELKKANLRMRADSEINWRQDAVDAGVATEEETAALSEWKRYRVLLMRVDTENPVWPTTPGEEAS; encoded by the coding sequence ATGCAAAAATATGTATTCAGTGCCAAGAAAAATGCTTTCTTTCCTGTAGAGCTAAAGTCGTCCTATCAAAAGGCAGGAGAGTGGCCAAATGATGGAATAGAAATAGAAGACTCTGTTGCAACTGAATTCATGCAGGAGCCACCTGAAGGCAAATACAGAAATGTAATAGCAGGAATGCCAGCATGGGTAGATATTCCGCCACCAACTCAGGAAGAACTTAGCGCTGTCGCTGAATTAAAAAAGGCCAACTTACGTATGCGGGCTGACTCAGAGATTAACTGGCGTCAGGATGCTGTTGATGCAGGAGTAGCGACGGAAGAAGAAACCGCCGCTTTGTCAGAATGGAAAAGATACAGGGTATTACTGATGCGAGTCGATACCGAAAACCCCGTTTGGCCTACCACTCCGGGGGAAGAGGCCAGTTAA
- a CDS encoding phage tail protein, which translates to MKEAAKREVGTGTNQIPDMGAFASGTGWFKLPSGHIVQFGTYSGNTTRFISGNFPIPFPTQPLISISVMSDAVQSNPSGPFTPVLSVNFEHISNSSWRVSTSDNSQQYRFSYISIGR; encoded by the coding sequence TTGAAAGAAGCAGCAAAAAGAGAGGTGGGGACAGGTACAAATCAGATACCGGATATGGGCGCTTTTGCATCTGGCACAGGGTGGTTCAAATTACCAAGCGGGCACATTGTGCAGTTTGGTACATATTCAGGAAACACGACTCGTTTTATCAGCGGTAACTTCCCTATACCGTTTCCGACTCAACCCTTGATTTCTATCAGCGTTATGTCTGATGCCGTCCAGTCAAATCCTTCTGGACCGTTTACGCCTGTACTTTCTGTAAATTTTGAACATATCAGCAATTCGTCATGGCGTGTATCAACGAGTGACAATTCTCAGCAATACCGATTTAGTTATATTTCTATAGGACGTTAA
- a CDS encoding phage tail protein, which yields MMMVFGMFVFMLRTTPYQQLQHSQEWRHVKNERVNQSAGWQYIGAGDNNITLSGVLYPEITGGNLSLSALETVGYAGRPWPLIEGTGRIYGMYVLTRLERGKSEFDRFGNPKKIEFTLSLSRVDADYREKLQSSTVSDALAGLKTSANNAINQVKDSLNGLF from the coding sequence ATGATGATGGTTTTTGGAATGTTCGTTTTTATGCTGCGCACCACCCCTTACCAGCAACTCCAGCACTCGCAGGAGTGGAGGCACGTAAAAAACGAGCGGGTTAACCAGTCAGCCGGTTGGCAGTACATTGGCGCTGGTGATAACAATATAACGCTGTCAGGCGTCCTTTACCCGGAAATCACCGGTGGAAATCTCTCGCTGTCAGCCCTTGAAACTGTCGGCTACGCAGGGCGCCCATGGCCGCTTATTGAGGGTACGGGGCGTATTTATGGTATGTACGTTTTAACACGTCTGGAGCGGGGAAAGTCTGAGTTCGACCGATTTGGGAATCCAAAAAAAATCGAATTTACCCTCAGCCTGAGCCGTGTCGATGCGGATTACAGGGAGAAGCTGCAAAGCTCGACCGTCAGCGATGCCCTGGCCGGGTTAAAGACGAGTGCAAATAATGCGATAAACCAGGTGAAAGACTCGCTCAACGGCCTGTTTTAA
- a CDS encoding phage tail tape measure protein translates to MDLSIRVAFSAIDKLTRPVNAASKAIGGLSDSLKKTQSSIKDLEKSAASFDKLRSQANDTAQKLKSTQRAFDGLNQKQREGGQLTEAQTARLESLRTKLSRLTETYGRQTTQLRTAAQAVRQHGVNLTTGSGAIQSAIRRTEQYNQTLERERRQLAATQKAQAGYDRAKETAGKLRGAGMGMMLGTAAAGYAGGSFLAPAIGFDEEMSRVQALTRLNKDASQLADLRAQAKKLGAETAFTSRDAASGQAFLAMAGFTPAAIQAALPGVLNMALAGGMDLGESADIGSNILTQFRLDSQEMNRVSDVLTAAFTRTNTDLRGIGEAMTYAGVGAEKLGISVEETAAMVGMLAAQGIRGSMAGTGLRASLSRLASPVGKAKDALKELGVTVADSTGKMRPIENVLTDLFRTTQKYGNTDQLSFFKDIAGEEAANSLQTLVQSAGSGELQKLLADLRGSQGEAQKAAKVMADNLSGDLKNLDSAWEGFRIQVEETTDGPLRSLTQGLSDLITAASTWVKENPRLTQTFILIGGAIMVLVGALGIASLTASFILGPLAKLRLALSMIGISSITATSCVSTLGVAFSGLRVILASLLGVPGLIVAAFVAAGLLILRFWEPIKAFFSGLFTGISLGLSPLIQSFSFLIPLFDAIGIGVSKLWSWFSQLFTPIDFSRDALDKCASAGKTFGEVLGTALNLLFTPLRLLTEGVSLLLEKLGLIPSGIDAARAKVNDLAPKKPVSWEWDPQQKKMVQKEWNWSPKKAESPVATGAPPAASPLSGNTGTQRRLQSIADNTKATADNTKKVGPGDIIFKNLPRALALRGAYQEARVIPQSVPRVATPAAGGIISATAATQAPVSAPVTAPTGGAPIFNIIFNDVGKRTDQELERMMRNVVRDAMASTGRINRGSFRDRE, encoded by the coding sequence ATGGATCTTAGTATTCGCGTTGCGTTCAGTGCAATTGACAAGCTCACCCGCCCGGTCAACGCCGCCAGTAAAGCCATTGGCGGCCTTTCCGACTCCCTCAAAAAAACACAGTCCTCAATCAAAGACCTGGAAAAAAGCGCAGCGTCATTTGATAAGTTGCGCTCGCAAGCCAATGATACTGCGCAGAAGCTGAAAAGCACCCAGCGAGCCTTTGACGGCCTCAACCAGAAACAACGCGAAGGCGGTCAGCTTACTGAAGCCCAGACGGCGCGACTTGAGTCACTTCGTACCAAACTTTCCCGGCTGACTGAAACCTACGGCAGGCAAACAACGCAGCTGCGCACAGCCGCGCAGGCAGTGCGTCAGCATGGCGTTAACCTCACCACCGGGAGCGGCGCTATCCAAAGTGCCATCAGGCGTACGGAGCAATACAACCAGACACTTGAGCGCGAACGTCGCCAGCTGGCTGCTACCCAAAAAGCACAGGCCGGGTATGATCGAGCTAAAGAGACTGCGGGCAAGCTTCGCGGGGCAGGCATGGGGATGATGCTAGGCACTGCTGCTGCGGGCTACGCTGGCGGATCATTCCTGGCGCCTGCGATTGGTTTCGATGAGGAAATGTCACGCGTTCAGGCATTAACCCGACTCAACAAAGACGCCTCCCAACTGGCAGACCTGCGTGCGCAGGCCAAAAAACTCGGTGCCGAAACCGCATTTACTTCGCGCGATGCAGCCAGCGGGCAGGCGTTTCTTGCAATGGCTGGCTTTACTCCGGCTGCTATTCAGGCTGCATTGCCTGGCGTTCTGAATATGGCGCTCGCCGGTGGCATGGATCTTGGTGAAAGTGCCGACATTGGCTCTAACATCCTTACGCAGTTTCGCCTTGACTCACAGGAGATGAACAGGGTCAGTGACGTGCTGACCGCAGCATTTACCCGTACAAACACCGACCTGCGAGGAATTGGCGAAGCAATGACTTACGCGGGTGTTGGCGCAGAAAAATTAGGCATAAGCGTAGAAGAAACAGCCGCGATGGTCGGAATGCTGGCAGCTCAGGGCATCCGTGGCAGTATGGCTGGTACTGGTTTAAGGGCCTCTCTCTCACGTCTAGCTTCTCCAGTTGGCAAAGCAAAAGATGCCCTGAAGGAACTGGGAGTTACAGTTGCAGATTCCACAGGGAAAATGCGACCTATTGAGAACGTATTGACCGATCTTTTTAGGACTACGCAAAAATATGGAAATACAGATCAACTTTCGTTTTTCAAAGATATTGCAGGTGAAGAGGCTGCAAACTCCCTTCAAACTTTAGTTCAGTCTGCCGGAAGCGGTGAGCTGCAAAAACTCCTAGCTGATTTGCGAGGCTCTCAGGGTGAAGCGCAGAAGGCGGCGAAGGTCATGGCTGACAACCTCAGCGGTGATCTGAAAAACCTGGACAGCGCATGGGAAGGTTTCCGCATTCAGGTCGAAGAGACCACCGATGGCCCTCTGCGATCGCTTACTCAGGGACTCAGCGACTTGATTACTGCCGCCAGCACCTGGGTTAAAGAAAATCCCCGCCTGACACAGACATTTATCCTGATTGGTGGCGCGATTATGGTACTTGTCGGTGCTCTTGGCATCGCAAGCTTAACAGCGAGTTTCATTCTCGGCCCATTGGCGAAGCTCCGGCTGGCCTTAAGCATGATTGGTATATCATCGATCACAGCGACCAGTTGCGTATCGACACTTGGCGTTGCGTTCTCTGGTTTACGGGTAATTCTCGCCTCGTTACTCGGCGTTCCTGGCCTTATTGTTGCGGCATTTGTTGCCGCCGGCCTGCTCATATTGCGATTCTGGGAGCCTATCAAGGCGTTTTTCTCCGGGCTGTTTACAGGTATCAGTCTGGGTCTGTCACCACTGATTCAGTCGTTTTCGTTTTTAATCCCATTGTTTGATGCAATTGGCATCGGTGTATCTAAGTTATGGAGCTGGTTTAGCCAGTTATTCACCCCTATAGACTTTTCTCGTGATGCTCTAGACAAATGCGCCAGTGCCGGGAAAACATTTGGTGAGGTACTCGGTACCGCATTGAATTTACTCTTTACCCCCCTGCGACTGCTGACTGAAGGAGTCAGCCTTTTGCTGGAAAAGCTGGGTTTAATTCCATCCGGAATTGACGCTGCGAGAGCCAAAGTCAACGATCTCGCGCCCAAAAAACCAGTTTCATGGGAGTGGGACCCACAGCAAAAGAAAATGGTCCAGAAGGAATGGAACTGGTCCCCCAAAAAAGCAGAGTCGCCAGTTGCTACTGGCGCACCACCTGCGGCCTCACCGCTATCAGGAAATACCGGTACGCAACGACGTCTGCAAAGCATCGCAGACAATACAAAAGCAACCGCTGACAACACCAAGAAAGTCGGACCGGGTGACATTATTTTCAAAAACCTGCCGCGTGCCCTAGCTTTGCGGGGCGCATATCAGGAAGCGCGTGTCATACCGCAATCAGTACCTCGAGTGGCAACGCCCGCAGCTGGCGGCATTATTTCCGCGACAGCCGCCACACAGGCCCCGGTATCAGCTCCCGTTACCGCTCCGACCGGCGGCGCCCCAATTTTTAACATTATCTTTAACGATGTTGGCAAACGCACGGATCAGGAGCTGGAAAGAATGATGCGCAATGTTGTGCGTGATGCGATGGCCAGCACCGGCAGAATTAACCGTGGTTCTTTCCGCGACAGAGAATAG
- a CDS encoding GpE family phage tail protein, whose protein sequence is MRRNHAFFDESGAVRTERGGDGEQVREAVFSDVDDLIADIAVIFHWPPSEMHSMELRELMAWRERAAIRSGNYEKEDDDDGS, encoded by the coding sequence GTGCGAAGAAATCACGCCTTTTTTGACGAAAGCGGCGCCGTCCGCACCGAGCGAGGCGGCGACGGCGAGCAAGTAAGAGAGGCAGTATTCAGTGATGTCGACGATCTGATCGCCGACATCGCTGTGATATTTCACTGGCCGCCCTCCGAAATGCACAGCATGGAGTTGCGCGAGCTGATGGCCTGGCGCGAACGGGCGGCCATCAGAAGCGGTAACTATGAGAAGGAGGATGACGACGATGGATCTTAG
- a CDS encoding phage tail assembly protein → MSVTLSQPIKRGDQEIKSVAITDTIKQAGSLRGLRLVDVLNFDYDAVSTLLTRVTAPQLTTTDISSMATGDFTALCEEITPFLTKAAPSAPSEAATASK, encoded by the coding sequence ATGTCAGTAACTCTCAGCCAACCCATTAAACGCGGCGACCAGGAAATTAAATCCGTCGCAATCACCGACACAATCAAGCAGGCTGGCTCACTGCGCGGGCTGCGTCTGGTTGATGTTCTCAACTTCGACTATGACGCGGTATCAACTCTACTGACTCGCGTCACTGCGCCTCAGCTGACAACCACCGATATTTCCTCAATGGCGACCGGCGACTTTACAGCTCTGTGCGAAGAAATCACGCCTTTTTTGACGAAAGCGGCGCCGTCCGCACCGAGCGAGGCGGCGACGGCGAGCAAGTAA
- a CDS encoding phage major tail tube protein, translating to MAIPKKLRLFTMFVDGDNYIGKIPSVTLPKITRKTEDYQGGGMLGSAAVDLGLDSGALDASMVVGGMVEELILKWGGDIDELRTRFVGEIYSGGTSSLLEVEMRGRITEVDQGEAKQGDDTSHTYALKNTYYKLSVDDKPLLEIDLLNFIYKRNGKSLYPDRIASALGLGQ from the coding sequence ATGGCTATTCCGAAGAAACTCCGCCTGTTCACGATGTTTGTCGATGGCGACAACTACATCGGGAAGATCCCCAGCGTCACGCTCCCGAAAATTACCCGTAAAACGGAAGATTACCAGGGTGGCGGGATGCTTGGCTCCGCTGCTGTTGACCTCGGCCTTGATTCAGGCGCACTGGATGCATCAATGGTTGTTGGCGGCATGGTCGAGGAGCTGATCCTGAAATGGGGTGGGGATATTGACGAACTACGCACGCGCTTTGTCGGTGAGATCTACAGCGGCGGTACAAGCTCCCTGCTTGAAGTCGAGATGCGCGGACGTATCACCGAAGTCGACCAGGGCGAAGCCAAGCAGGGTGATGACACCAGCCATACTTATGCGCTCAAAAATACGTATTACAAGCTGTCCGTGGATGACAAGCCTTTGCTGGAAATCGACCTGCTGAACTTCATCTACAAGCGCAACGGCAAGAGTCTCTACCCGGACCGCATTGCGTCCGCCCTGGGTCTCGGCCAGTAA
- a CDS encoding phage tail sheath subtilisin-like domain-containing protein, whose product MTDNFFHGARTKENTDLQTAINDIDSTVIGLVAVADDADPLTFPLDTPVLITRVISVLGKAGKTGSLYKSLKAISDQVSTRVIVVRVAEAKEGENAKTQSQLIIGGTQADGSYTGMFALLTAEQKTGYRPRILGIPMYDTQEVTAQLRVIAKQLRAFSYSYCDGCETIAEAKTYREQFAEREGMMIWPNFIAFNPQTGVNEEFPAVAYALGLRALIDNEQGWHKSLSNVAVKNVLGISKDVFWALQAEDSDANELNANEITTLIKRDGFRFWGNRTTDTEEYIFEVFTRTAQILADSIAEAQFTTVDKPLTPANVKDVVSGINAKLQALVTAGKLIGAACWFDIVDNPTTGIRQGKAVVRYNYSPVPPLENLTLVQTFTDQYYEPAFASLGGA is encoded by the coding sequence ATGACCGACAACTTTTTCCACGGGGCGCGCACCAAAGAAAACACCGACCTCCAGACCGCGATCAATGACATTGATTCAACGGTCATTGGTCTGGTTGCGGTGGCCGATGATGCCGATCCCCTCACCTTTCCACTTGATACGCCAGTCCTGATCACTCGCGTGATTAGCGTGCTGGGTAAGGCGGGCAAAACAGGCTCACTGTATAAATCTCTCAAGGCTATTTCCGACCAGGTCAGCACGCGTGTAATTGTTGTTCGTGTCGCTGAAGCAAAGGAAGGAGAAAATGCCAAAACGCAATCCCAGCTCATTATCGGTGGCACACAGGCTGACGGAAGCTATACCGGGATGTTTGCCCTGCTGACCGCAGAGCAGAAAACCGGTTATCGCCCTCGCATCCTCGGCATTCCGATGTACGACACGCAGGAAGTAACCGCGCAGCTGCGCGTAATTGCGAAACAGCTGCGTGCATTCTCTTACAGCTACTGTGATGGCTGCGAGACTATTGCCGAAGCAAAAACCTACCGCGAGCAGTTCGCCGAGCGTGAAGGGATGATGATTTGGCCCAACTTCATCGCCTTCAACCCGCAGACCGGCGTTAATGAAGAATTCCCGGCTGTTGCCTATGCGCTTGGCCTGCGGGCACTGATTGATAATGAGCAGGGCTGGCACAAGTCACTTTCTAACGTTGCGGTGAAAAACGTCCTGGGTATCTCCAAAGACGTGTTCTGGGCGTTACAGGCGGAGGACTCCGACGCTAACGAGCTGAACGCTAACGAGATTACCACGCTGATCAAACGCGATGGCTTCCGGTTCTGGGGTAACCGTACCACCGACACCGAAGAATATATTTTCGAGGTGTTTACCCGGACGGCTCAAATTCTTGCGGACAGCATTGCGGAAGCACAATTCACCACCGTGGATAAACCGCTTACCCCGGCTAACGTCAAAGACGTTGTAAGCGGGATCAATGCCAAGCTTCAGGCGCTGGTCACTGCTGGCAAACTGATTGGTGCGGCATGTTGGTTTGATATTGTCGATAACCCAACCACCGGTATTCGCCAGGGTAAAGCGGTTGTTCGCTACAACTACAGCCCCGTACCACCGCTGGAAAACTTGACGCTGGTCCAGACGTTTACCGATCAGTATTACGAACCAGCCTTTGCATCGCTGGGAGGTGCATAA
- a CDS encoding phage late control D family protein, producing MVLTTDAIESAKSLLNAGAEKFKNYPGDLSRVPAFNVTLGGRALIMLDEKLISLELTDNRGFNADELTITVDDSQGDIELPPRGAELSVAIGWQGEKLVHKGIFIVDEIAHSGPPDRIEITARSADFRDEFNVKREVSWHDVTVERIVSAIAHRYKLKPLISEQLMSAEIDHADQTQESDMSFLTRMAEMLGAIATVKNGYLLFILPGGGVSANGRALPEFSITRSSGDRHSFRIADRDAYTGVQAYWLDMDFGKKKKVTVKKRKKTADKKPRSSSREGDYIAGEDGNVFVLRTTYSSEMAAQRAAAAKWQQLQRGAAEFSLTLAYGRADLYPEMHGTVTKFKDVIDGQDWIIAKASHTIDDSGFKTRLELEAKIPEWIAETES from the coding sequence ATGGTACTGACAACTGACGCAATAGAGAGCGCAAAAAGCCTGCTGAATGCGGGTGCTGAGAAATTCAAAAATTATCCTGGCGACTTGTCACGTGTGCCAGCGTTTAACGTAACGCTTGGCGGCAGGGCGCTGATCATGCTGGATGAGAAACTGATCTCGTTAGAATTAACAGATAACAGGGGCTTTAATGCTGATGAACTGACTATCACTGTTGATGACAGCCAGGGAGATATTGAGTTACCGCCGCGTGGCGCTGAATTATCGGTAGCGATAGGCTGGCAGGGAGAAAAACTGGTACACAAAGGGATTTTCATCGTGGATGAAATTGCGCACTCAGGACCGCCGGACCGTATCGAGATCACGGCCAGAAGTGCAGATTTCCGCGATGAATTTAACGTTAAGCGGGAGGTGTCGTGGCATGACGTTACAGTAGAGCGCATCGTCTCTGCTATAGCTCACAGGTACAAGTTAAAACCTCTCATCTCAGAGCAACTGATGTCCGCCGAGATCGATCATGCAGATCAGACGCAGGAAAGCGATATGTCGTTTCTGACGCGCATGGCGGAAATGCTGGGTGCTATTGCAACTGTGAAAAATGGTTACCTGCTCTTCATCCTGCCTGGTGGCGGTGTCAGCGCAAATGGCAGAGCGTTGCCGGAGTTTTCCATCACGCGCAGCAGCGGAGATCGCCATTCTTTCCGGATTGCTGATCGCGACGCATACACTGGCGTGCAGGCGTACTGGCTTGATATGGATTTCGGGAAAAAGAAAAAGGTTACTGTTAAAAAGCGGAAGAAAACCGCAGACAAAAAGCCGCGTAGCAGCAGCCGGGAAGGGGACTATATTGCCGGTGAAGATGGTAACGTTTTTGTACTCCGTACGACGTACAGCAGTGAGATGGCCGCACAACGTGCAGCCGCTGCAAAATGGCAACAACTCCAGCGCGGAGCTGCTGAGTTCTCTTTAACCCTGGCTTACGGGCGCGCGGATCTGTATCCGGAGATGCACGGAACGGTAACGAAGTTCAAAGACGTCATTGACGGCCAGGACTGGATAATTGCGAAGGCAAGCCACACTATTGACGATAGTGGGTTTAAAACGCGGCTGGAGTTGGAAGCAAAAATACCTGAATGGATTGCAGAAACCGAATCATAG
- a CDS encoding ogr/Delta-like zinc finger family protein, giving the protein MFKCPVCGAVARTRTSRPLSEMTVRHYHQCQNFECSITFTTLNSVEKLVTKRAPRDKLPADFIPSDAFPASHYGRDQLNLAL; this is encoded by the coding sequence ATGTTTAAGTGTCCTGTTTGTGGTGCCGTCGCCCGTACGCGCACCAGTCGCCCTCTTAGTGAAATGACAGTCCGGCATTATCACCAGTGCCAGAATTTCGAATGCAGTATTACGTTTACTACGCTCAACAGCGTTGAGAAGCTGGTAACCAAGCGAGCACCACGCGATAAGTTACCAGCTGATTTCATTCCATCCGATGCTTTCCCCGCTTCGCACTATGGGAGGGATCAGCTTAATTTGGCCCTCTAA
- a CDS encoding LysR family transcriptional regulator has product MHRSGLIELEVVLAVANRLSFRAAARELGMSATAVSRIVASQETQLKVRLFNRSTRSVALTPAGERYIERIAPALAEIQRVSEEIATTSDTPTGTLRINAPQESVSLLYQPLIEVYLQRYPHMRLDITSESRMVDIVAEGYDAGIRLAESVPQDMIAVSLTPDIRMLVVATPEYFATHGTPQSPEDLLQHRSIGMRMSHGGIYHWELERHQQKFSLNIPPRIVLNEMQAIRRAVLSGVGIAFISEWFVQEDIAQGRLVSVLEEWCPSFGGLRLYYPGRRHVPPRLKAFIALAQELRDK; this is encoded by the coding sequence ATGCATCGTAGTGGATTGATTGAACTGGAAGTGGTTCTGGCCGTCGCGAACAGGTTGAGTTTTCGTGCCGCAGCGCGTGAGTTGGGCATGTCGGCTACTGCCGTCAGCAGAATCGTCGCCAGCCAGGAAACTCAGCTGAAAGTACGTCTGTTTAACCGATCCACGCGCAGTGTGGCCCTTACGCCTGCGGGTGAGCGCTACATCGAACGCATTGCGCCCGCGCTGGCTGAGATTCAGCGAGTCTCAGAAGAGATCGCCACAACGTCAGATACCCCGACAGGAACGCTGCGCATCAATGCTCCGCAGGAGAGCGTATCCCTGCTCTATCAGCCGCTGATTGAAGTCTATCTGCAGCGTTACCCACACATGCGTCTTGATATCACCAGTGAATCCAGAATGGTTGATATCGTGGCGGAAGGCTATGACGCCGGGATCCGACTCGCGGAATCGGTGCCGCAAGATATGATTGCCGTTTCGCTCACACCGGATATCCGTATGTTAGTGGTAGCCACACCTGAATACTTCGCCACACACGGCACGCCGCAGTCACCAGAGGATTTACTGCAACACCGCAGCATCGGTATGCGCATGTCGCACGGCGGTATTTATCACTGGGAACTGGAGCGCCATCAGCAAAAATTTTCACTAAACATCCCGCCGCGTATCGTACTGAACGAGATGCAAGCCATCCGTCGCGCTGTACTCAGCGGCGTGGGGATTGCATTTATTTCCGAGTGGTTTGTGCAGGAGGATATCGCGCAAGGGCGACTGGTCAGCGTACTGGAAGAGTGGTGCCCATCCTTCGGAGGATTACGCCTCTACTACCCCGGCAGGCGCCATGTTCCACCTAGGTTGAAAGCGTTTATCGCGCTAGCGCAAGAACTGCGGGATAAATAA
- a CDS encoding aldehyde dehydrogenase family protein produces MQHIDKIYLNGEFVTPHGEEYFTLYNPATEEAIGRVRLADEVDAERAIAAAKAAFPGWSKTRKAERIEVLQRMHNAVVACEDALLDAIVTEYGAPKVRGRWMAQYPADVIAQAIETLENFEFVEQAGHAQVIMTPVGVAGLITPWNSNAGFICNKLATAMAAGCTAVIKPSEMSAIQTQIITEALHKANIPAGVFNIITGRGEVVGDVINHHPDIAKISFTGSTAVGKHIVASSAQSLKRVTLELGGKSPTIILDDADVAQSVPLVLAAGFMNSGQACVAGTRILVPRSRQTEFERAIVEAISTIQTGDPRDEKTEIGPMVSQKQWQRVQDYIRLGIEEGATLLAGGEGRPCGLEKGWFIKPTLFCGHNQMRIAREEIFGPVLVLIPYDDEAEALAIANDTHYGLSALVLSGDHQRGIRLAQQIESGRVMVNTLAHEPKAPFGGFKQSGLGREMGKWGMQAYLEAKAIMAG; encoded by the coding sequence ATGCAGCATATCGATAAAATTTACCTTAACGGTGAGTTCGTTACCCCTCACGGCGAAGAATATTTCACGCTTTATAACCCGGCCACTGAAGAAGCTATTGGTCGTGTACGTCTGGCTGATGAGGTCGATGCAGAGCGGGCAATTGCCGCCGCGAAAGCCGCTTTTCCCGGTTGGTCAAAAACCCGTAAAGCAGAGCGCATTGAGGTATTACAACGCATGCATAATGCGGTTGTGGCGTGTGAAGACGCGCTGCTTGACGCCATTGTCACTGAATACGGTGCACCGAAGGTAAGAGGACGCTGGATGGCGCAATATCCTGCCGATGTGATTGCTCAGGCTATTGAAACGCTGGAAAACTTTGAGTTCGTCGAGCAGGCCGGTCATGCGCAAGTGATCATGACGCCGGTCGGAGTGGCAGGGCTGATTACCCCGTGGAACAGCAATGCGGGTTTCATCTGCAATAAGCTGGCAACAGCGATGGCCGCAGGTTGTACGGCAGTGATAAAACCGAGCGAAATGAGCGCGATACAGACGCAAATTATTACGGAAGCTCTGCATAAGGCCAACATTCCGGCTGGCGTATTCAACATCATTACAGGGCGCGGTGAGGTCGTCGGCGATGTCATTAACCATCATCCCGACATTGCCAAAATCTCCTTCACCGGCTCGACGGCGGTCGGAAAACACATTGTCGCCAGCAGCGCGCAGTCGCTTAAGCGCGTGACGCTCGAACTGGGCGGGAAATCGCCGACGATTATCCTTGATGATGCGGATGTTGCGCAATCCGTACCGCTGGTGCTGGCGGCGGGCTTTATGAACAGTGGGCAGGCCTGCGTTGCCGGGACGCGTATTCTGGTGCCGCGTAGCCGTCAGACCGAGTTTGAGCGAGCCATCGTGGAAGCCATTAGTACGATACAGACGGGCGATCCGCGGGATGAAAAAACGGAAATAGGTCCGATGGTCAGCCAGAAACAGTGGCAGCGCGTGCAGGATTATATCCGTTTAGGCATAGAAGAGGGGGCAACACTGCTGGCTGGCGGTGAAGGTCGTCCTTGCGGGCTGGAGAAAGGCTGGTTTATCAAGCCGACGCTGTTTTGCGGTCATAACCAGATGCGTATTGCTCGCGAGGAGATTTTTGGTCCGGTGTTGGTGCTCATCCCTTATGACGATGAGGCTGAGGCGCTGGCGATTGCCAACGATACCCATTATGGCCTGAGCGCGTTAGTGCTCAGCGGTGACCATCAGCGTGGGATACGTCTGGCGCAACAGATTGAGTCCGGCAGGGTGATGGTCAACACGCTGGCCCACGAACCGAAAGCGCCTTTCGGTGGCTTCAAACAGTCGGGGCTTGGCCGTGAAATGGGGAAATGGGGGATGCAGGCTTATCTGGAAGCGAAAGCAATAATGGCAGGGTAA